The DNA window GTTGGCGAAAAAGCAGAGCATTCGGCGCGATAAACGCTGTCGAATCTGCGGCAGTACGAATCACCCGACTCCACGTAATCGGCGGGGTACTGTCATCTACCAATGACTGATGCAGAGACGGCCGCGATCTCGACTTACTCGTCGCTTTGCGCAAAATCCGAAGTATTGCTACGGATAATGCGGATTGCTACATATTCGCGGGTTTTACCCGTAGGCCGGCGTTAGTCCCCGACTGCGGATGGCGACGTTAAAAGTATAAACATTGCGCGCGACGGGTTTATACCTAGCCAAAAAATAACGATTTTTACATACTCTATAAAAGCAAAAAATATTGCACGCACACGATAATGTCAAGTCAGCCAAATCTACCTCGCAATGGAACGATAAATAAAAGAAGCAGTAATTATCTTCAAGCTTTGAAGCGCGTAACAATGAGTCCTGCTCATCCGCGAAATCAACAACTTAAAATGCAGGCTCATCATCTGATTTCAGAGAAGGGGGCACGTCTCAGTAATCTTGGTGACCGCATGGCGGATTTTGGTTACAATATCAATGCAATTAAGAATTTAGTCTTTATCCCTAGCACCCTGCAAGGAGCCTGTCTTCTCCAAGTTCAGCCACATCGAGGTGATCACACGGCGGTAGATCCTGTCGATAATGATGAGGAAAAACCCGCAGCTTATCATGTGATGGTTGCTATGAAGATTCAAAGGGATATGCCAGGCATCGAGAGAAAATGCGGAATACCGGGAACTGATGTTAAAGAATTAATCTGTAAAGCAATGGATGATCTTAGCGAGGAAATTGCTGATCTGATACAGAATGATCCGCGCGAAGCCAAACTTAGTGAGGTTTGGGCGAATTATGATCCTGAGAGTAAGGCGGGTTGTCGTGGTGTCGATTCGATTTCGGTTAAAAAGAAGGATTTGCTTGACGAATGTCCTGTTCACCGCAATCACACAAAAAATCAGGGTGAAGGCCAGCAGAAAGAGAATATCCATTATGTCCTTCGCACTCCGTATATTTTGAAGCCTGGTTCATAACATGACGAATTATAACGAAGACTATTATTTTTTGCGATATGATGAGGAAAATAAGCGTGCACCGTTTTTAACGCCTGATACCAATACTGTCGAGC is part of the Pseudoduganella lutea genome and encodes:
- a CDS encoding AHH domain-containing protein, whose product is MSPAHPRNQQLKMQAHHLISEKGARLSNLGDRMADFGYNINAIKNLVFIPSTLQGACLLQVQPHRGDHTAVDPVDNDEEKPAAYHVMVAMKIQRDMPGIERKCGIPGTDVKELICKAMDDLSEEIADLIQNDPREAKLSEVWANYDPESKAGCRGVDSISVKKKDLLDECPVHRNHTKNQGEGQQKENIHYVLRTPYILKPGS